In the Candidatus Rhodoblastus alkanivorans genome, one interval contains:
- a CDS encoding GlcG/HbpS family heme-binding protein — translation MELTISRKSISAAAAYAAVGGAVANGRLLDKAAVAAVVDASGDLVALLRADGAFKASIGIAQDKAYTAAVFGLATDDLSNALIANPTLHQGIGQRPGVILFAGGLPIIVNGEVIGGIGVSGGTEEDDRACARAGLASLGLA, via the coding sequence GTGGAACTCACAATCTCCCGCAAATCGATTTCCGCCGCCGCGGCTTATGCCGCGGTGGGGGGGGCGGTCGCCAACGGCCGCCTCCTTGACAAGGCCGCGGTCGCCGCCGTCGTGGACGCGAGCGGCGATCTCGTCGCCCTGCTGCGCGCCGACGGGGCCTTCAAAGCCTCGATCGGCATCGCCCAGGACAAGGCCTATACGGCCGCGGTGTTCGGCCTCGCGACCGACGACCTGAGCAACGCCTTGATCGCAAACCCGACCTTGCATCAGGGCATAGGCCAGCGCCCAGGGGTCATTCTCTTCGCCGGGGGACTGCCGATCATTGTGAACGGAGAAGTCATTGGCGGAATTGGCGTTTCAGGCGGGACAGAAGAGGACGACCGCGCCTGCGCGCGCGCCGGGCTGGCGAGCCTCGGCCTCGCTTGA
- a CDS encoding catechol 2,3-dioxygenase, whose protein sequence is MAISGILRPGFVQIRVLDMPAAVEYYTKRVGLHQVCEGPDGRVYLKAADEFDHHSIVLRRAEHAGVDLMSFKCLDDADLDQYEKRIVEYGIAVDHVPAGEQPGVGRRIGFTIPSGHRIELYAHADQSDPKPYSHNPHVWSVEPHGMAARRFDHALLYGPNIDQVTDFFVKVLDFRLAERVDMPDGLLAVWLTCGMKAHDIAFVKYPEPGKLHHISFELENWQAVGNAADIITHYDISIDIGPTRHGITRGQTIYFFDPSGNRNEVFAGGYTYYPDSPTRTWDETEVGKGIFYYERKMNDAFLSVVT, encoded by the coding sequence ATGGCTATTTCCGGAATCTTGCGTCCGGGGTTCGTCCAGATCCGCGTTCTGGATATGCCCGCGGCAGTTGAATATTACACCAAGCGCGTCGGCCTGCATCAGGTCTGCGAAGGCCCGGACGGCCGGGTCTATCTGAAGGCGGCCGACGAATTCGATCACCATTCGATCGTCCTGCGTCGCGCGGAACATGCTGGCGTCGACCTCATGTCCTTCAAATGCCTCGATGACGCCGATCTCGACCAATATGAGAAGCGGATCGTCGAATATGGAATCGCCGTCGATCACGTCCCGGCAGGCGAACAGCCCGGCGTCGGCCGTCGCATCGGCTTCACCATTCCGTCGGGACATCGCATCGAACTTTACGCCCATGCCGACCAGTCCGATCCGAAACCCTATTCGCATAACCCGCATGTCTGGTCGGTCGAGCCGCATGGCATGGCGGCCCGGCGTTTCGACCACGCCCTGCTCTATGGGCCCAACATCGATCAGGTCACCGACTTTTTCGTCAAGGTTCTGGATTTCCGCCTCGCCGAGCGCGTGGACATGCCCGACGGCCTTCTCGCGGTTTGGCTCACCTGCGGCATGAAGGCACATGACATCGCCTTCGTGAAATATCCGGAGCCGGGTAAGCTGCACCATATTTCCTTCGAACTGGAGAATTGGCAGGCCGTCGGCAATGCGGCGGACATCATCACGCATTACGACATTTCGATCGACATCGGCCCGACCCGCCACGGCATCACCCGCGGCCAGACGATCTATTTCTTCGATCCGTCGGGCAACCGGAACGAGGTGTTCGCCGGCGGCTATACCTATTATCCCGACAGCCCGACCCGCACCTGGGACGAGACCGAAGTCGGCAAGGGCATCTTCTACTACGAGCGGAAGATGAACGACGCCTTCCTGTCGGTCGTGACCTGA
- a CDS encoding 2Fe-2S iron-sulfur cluster-binding protein — translation MAERFPIHVEGSGNASGYAHERVLVSLERAQGFGQLKNMPCKLPVGCRRGGCGICRIRVIDGEYRADKMSRAHISAEDEKEGLVLSCCIYPLSELSLRLEPAVAVKDKGRTARQEA, via the coding sequence ATGGCGGAGCGCTTTCCCATTCATGTCGAAGGCAGCGGCAACGCCTCGGGCTACGCCCATGAGCGCGTGCTTGTTTCGCTCGAGCGCGCGCAGGGCTTCGGCCAGCTCAAGAATATGCCGTGCAAACTGCCGGTCGGCTGCCGGCGAGGGGGCTGCGGAATCTGCCGAATCCGCGTCATCGACGGCGAATATCGCGCCGACAAGATGAGCCGCGCGCATATTTCGGCGGAAGATGAAAAGGAGGGGTTGGTCCTCTCCTGCTGCATCTACCCGCTGTCGGAACTTTCTCTGCGGCTCGAACCTGCGGTCGCGGTCAAAGACAAAGGCCGAACGGCCAGGCAGGAAGCGTAA
- a CDS encoding NADH:ubiquinone reductase (Na(+)-transporting) subunit F: MSVHQLTIEPIGDEIEVAEGQTILDACLRAGVYLPHACGHGLCGTCKTQVLDGEIDHGEASPFALMDFERDEGFVLACTATLKSDVAIEADVEDDPDARRIPVRDFVGEVVALDDLTHDVKGVRLALRDGPIDFQAGQYVNVFLPGIEASRAFSIANPPSDSGHVELQIRRVPGGEATGYVHERLQLGDKLKITGPQGRFIVRKSRGGPLLFLAGGTGVSSPRSMILDLLEEGYAEPITLVHGVRAQADLYGRDEFEALARSHDNFHYAPALSHEPEPSEWRGDRGFVHDVAKRIFGGVFEGSTAYLCGPPPMIEACIATLMQGRLFEKHIFTERFFTAKDCAEKPKSPVFKRL, translated from the coding sequence ATGTCGGTCCACCAACTCACCATCGAACCCATCGGCGACGAGATCGAGGTCGCGGAAGGCCAGACCATACTGGACGCCTGTCTGCGCGCGGGCGTCTATCTCCCGCACGCCTGCGGCCATGGCCTGTGCGGCACCTGCAAGACCCAGGTGCTCGACGGCGAGATCGATCACGGCGAAGCCTCGCCCTTCGCCTTGATGGATTTCGAGCGCGACGAGGGCTTCGTCCTCGCCTGCACCGCGACGCTGAAAAGCGATGTCGCCATCGAGGCCGATGTCGAGGACGATCCCGACGCCCGCAGGATTCCGGTGCGCGATTTCGTCGGCGAAGTGGTCGCGCTGGACGACCTCACCCATGACGTGAAAGGCGTGCGCCTCGCCTTGCGGGACGGCCCGATCGATTTCCAGGCCGGGCAATATGTCAATGTCTTCCTGCCGGGGATCGAGGCCTCGCGCGCCTTTTCCATCGCCAATCCCCCCTCCGACAGCGGCCATGTCGAATTGCAGATCCGCCGCGTGCCGGGGGGCGAGGCGACGGGCTATGTCCACGAGAGATTGCAGCTTGGCGACAAGCTGAAGATCACCGGGCCGCAGGGCCGTTTCATCGTGCGCAAATCGCGCGGCGGGCCGCTGCTGTTCCTGGCCGGCGGCACCGGCGTCTCCAGCCCGCGGTCGATGATCCTCGACCTGCTCGAAGAGGGCTATGCCGAGCCGATCACGCTCGTCCACGGCGTGCGCGCGCAAGCCGATCTTTATGGCCGCGACGAGTTCGAGGCGCTGGCGCGAAGCCACGACAATTTCCATTATGCGCCGGCTTTGTCGCATGAGCCCGAACCGAGCGAATGGCGCGGCGACCGCGGCTTCGTCCACGATGTCGCCAAGAGGATTTTCGGCGGCGTGTTCGAAGGTTCGACCGCCTATCTCTGCGGCCCGCCGCCGATGATCGAGGCATGCATCGCGACCCTGATGCAGGGCCGCCTGTTTGAAAAGCACATTTTCACCGAGCGCTTCTTCACCGCCAAGGATTGCGCGGAGAAGCCCAAAAGCCCCGTGTTCAAGAGGCTGTGA
- a CDS encoding phenol hydroxylase subunit P4 has translation MSVVALTPDYEKHIEFRDLEKNFHGNRVVYLHWEQHLSFCSAIAFPLPPSMPFAAFVEAIVKPHYAAHPDFQRIDWSQVVWMIDDEKKTPDMDKSLEENGVKHKSLVRFWTPGLEGYKGSAS, from the coding sequence ATGTCGGTCGTCGCCCTCACGCCGGACTATGAGAAGCACATCGAATTCCGCGATCTGGAAAAGAATTTTCACGGCAATCGCGTCGTCTATCTGCATTGGGAGCAACACCTCTCCTTCTGCTCGGCTATCGCGTTTCCGCTGCCGCCGTCTATGCCTTTCGCCGCCTTCGTCGAGGCCATCGTCAAGCCGCATTACGCCGCCCATCCCGATTTCCAGCGCATCGACTGGTCGCAGGTCGTCTGGATGATCGACGATGAAAAGAAAACGCCGGACATGGACAAGTCGCTCGAAGAGAACGGCGTGAAACACAAGTCGCTCGTGCGCTTCTGGACGCCGGGCCTCGAAGGCTACAAGGGCTCCGCGAGCTGA
- a CDS encoding aromatic/alkene/methane monooxygenase hydroxylase/oxygenase subunit alpha, which yields MTAKKLGLKQRYAHMTRGLDWETSYQPIDKVFPYDQFEGIKIKDWSAWEDPFRLTMDAYWKFQAEKERKLYAVLDAFAQNNGQTGISDGRYMNVVKLFLTGVSPLEYQAHRGFAYAGRHLRGVGPRVAAQMQSLDELRHVQTQIHTISHYNKFFDGIGEFQHMHDRVWYLSVPKSFFDDARSAGPFEYMIAIGFAFEYVLTNLLFVPFMSGAAYNGDMSTVTFGFSAQSDESRHMTLGIEVIKFLLEQHPDNLPIVQKWVDKWFWRGHRVLGLVAMMMDYMLPKPVMSWKEAWEIYFTEAGGALFQDLARYGLRPPKYADIATAEAEHISHQNWAIFYQYTHAAAFHTWLPDAKHMDWLSEKYPNTFDKYYRPRFEMWGQMAKEGKRFYNMALPQLCQTCQIPMGYTEPGDPTTICFRRTQFRGETYHFCSDGCKDIFDNEPEKYVQAWLPVHQIFQGNCGGATIPDVLAYYRMNVGADNMDYVGSPDEKLWNEWQADKIKTAV from the coding sequence ATGACCGCCAAAAAACTCGGCCTCAAGCAGCGCTACGCCCATATGACGCGCGGGCTGGACTGGGAAACCAGCTACCAGCCGATCGACAAGGTTTTCCCCTACGACCAGTTCGAGGGCATCAAGATCAAGGACTGGTCGGCCTGGGAAGACCCGTTCCGTCTGACCATGGACGCCTATTGGAAATTCCAGGCGGAGAAAGAGCGCAAGCTCTATGCGGTGCTCGACGCCTTCGCCCAGAACAACGGCCAGACCGGCATTTCCGATGGGCGTTATATGAACGTCGTCAAATTGTTCCTCACCGGCGTCTCGCCGTTGGAATATCAGGCGCACCGTGGCTTCGCTTACGCCGGCCGCCATCTGCGCGGCGTCGGTCCGCGCGTCGCGGCCCAGATGCAGTCGCTCGACGAGCTGCGCCATGTCCAGACGCAGATCCACACCATCAGCCACTACAACAAATTTTTCGACGGCATCGGCGAGTTCCAGCATATGCATGACCGCGTGTGGTATCTCTCGGTCCCGAAAAGCTTCTTCGACGACGCCCGGTCGGCGGGTCCGTTCGAATATATGATCGCGATCGGCTTCGCCTTCGAATATGTGCTGACGAATCTTCTGTTCGTGCCCTTCATGTCGGGCGCGGCCTACAATGGCGACATGTCCACGGTGACCTTCGGCTTCTCGGCGCAGTCCGACGAAAGCCGTCACATGACGCTCGGCATCGAAGTCATCAAGTTCCTGCTCGAACAGCACCCTGACAATCTGCCGATCGTGCAGAAATGGGTCGACAAATGGTTCTGGCGCGGCCACCGGGTCCTCGGCCTCGTCGCCATGATGATGGACTATATGCTGCCCAAGCCGGTGATGTCCTGGAAGGAAGCCTGGGAAATCTATTTCACCGAAGCCGGCGGCGCCCTGTTCCAGGACCTCGCCCGCTACGGCCTGCGCCCGCCGAAATATGCCGACATCGCCACCGCCGAGGCCGAGCATATTTCGCATCAGAACTGGGCGATCTTCTACCAATACACCCATGCGGCGGCGTTCCACACCTGGCTGCCGGACGCGAAGCACATGGATTGGCTGTCGGAGAAATATCCCAACACCTTCGACAAATATTATCGGCCGCGTTTCGAAATGTGGGGCCAGATGGCGAAGGAGGGCAAGCGTTTCTACAACATGGCGCTGCCGCAGCTCTGCCAGACCTGCCAGATTCCGATGGGCTATACCGAGCCGGGCGATCCGACCACGATCTGCTTCCGCAGGACGCAGTTCCGCGGCGAGACCTACCACTTCTGCTCGGACGGCTGCAAAGACATCTTCGACAACGAGCCGGAGAAATATGTTCAGGCGTGGCTGCCGGTGCACCAGATCTTCCAGGGCAATTGTGGCGGCGCGACCATCCCCGACGTGCTCGCCTATTACCGGATGAATGTCGGCGCCGACAATATGGATTACGTCGGCTCGCCCGACGAAAAACTCTGGAACGAATGGCAGGCCGACAAGATCAAGACTGCGGTCTGA
- a CDS encoding MmoB/DmpM family protein: protein MSQLASLTLYHNDEARPIIEAIIADNPGVRVLNMPGAVKLDCEGALVVKRASVEERLGREWDPQEIHLVLISMAGHLDEDDDQFSVSWKH, encoded by the coding sequence ATGTCGCAACTCGCGTCTCTCACCCTTTACCACAATGACGAAGCCCGCCCGATCATCGAGGCGATCATCGCCGACAATCCCGGCGTGCGCGTCCTCAACATGCCCGGCGCCGTGAAGCTCGACTGCGAGGGCGCGCTCGTCGTCAAGCGCGCCTCGGTCGAGGAGCGCCTCGGGCGCGAATGGGACCCGCAGGAAATCCACCTCGTGCTCATCTCGATGGCCGGCCATCTCGACGAGGACGACGACCAATTTTCCGTGAGCTGGAAACACTGA
- a CDS encoding aromatic/alkene monooxygenase hydroxylase subunit beta encodes MTVQIKTIDMEPKRQTFGHVARRLGADKPATRYQEATLDVQATANFHYKPLWEPEYWVYDTRKTAVVMEDWYKPLDPRQFYYATYNISRANMNQSAERAFVFAEERGLIEKISPEARKQIETFLLPLRHLHWGANMNMTEIAQRGYGAAVTAPCIFSAGDHLGMAQIVSRIGLLLDGQTGVSLDMAKEVWINDPAWQGVRKLIEDSLVERDFFQLFVAQTLAINGVVFDLVYKMSDAAWKDAPITVAMLTEFMSDWRADESKWSDSVIKTVAAESPENKALVSQWAAEWISRAVEAAKPLSAAMLGDNGALAEAAGDAVKARAKNLGLTL; translated from the coding sequence ATGACGGTTCAGATCAAGACGATAGACATGGAGCCGAAGCGTCAGACGTTTGGCCATGTCGCCCGGCGGCTGGGCGCCGACAAGCCGGCGACGCGCTATCAGGAGGCGACGCTCGACGTTCAGGCGACCGCGAATTTTCATTACAAGCCTTTGTGGGAGCCGGAATATTGGGTTTACGACACGCGCAAGACCGCGGTCGTCATGGAGGACTGGTACAAGCCGCTCGATCCTAGGCAGTTCTATTACGCCACCTATAATATTTCGCGCGCCAATATGAACCAGTCGGCCGAGCGCGCCTTCGTCTTCGCCGAGGAGCGCGGCCTCATCGAGAAGATTTCGCCCGAGGCGCGCAAGCAGATCGAGACTTTTCTCCTGCCTTTGCGCCACCTGCATTGGGGCGCCAATATGAACATGACCGAGATCGCCCAGCGCGGCTATGGCGCGGCGGTGACCGCGCCCTGCATTTTCTCCGCCGGCGATCATCTCGGCATGGCCCAGATCGTCAGCCGCATCGGCCTCCTGCTCGACGGCCAGACCGGCGTGAGCCTCGACATGGCCAAGGAAGTCTGGATCAACGATCCCGCCTGGCAGGGCGTGCGCAAGCTGATCGAGGACTCGCTTGTCGAGCGCGATTTCTTCCAGCTCTTCGTCGCCCAGACCCTCGCGATCAACGGCGTCGTCTTCGACCTCGTCTACAAAATGTCCGACGCCGCCTGGAAGGACGCGCCGATCACGGTCGCCATGCTGACCGAATTCATGAGCGACTGGCGCGCCGACGAAAGCAAGTGGAGCGACAGCGTCATCAAGACGGTCGCCGCCGAAAGCCCGGAGAACAAGGCGCTGGTTTCGCAATGGGCGGCGGAGTGGATTTCGCGCGCGGTCGAGGCGGCCAAGCCGCTTTCGGCGGCGATGCTCGGCGACAATGGCGCGCTTGCCGAAGCGGCCGGCGACGCCGTCAAGGCGCGCGCGAAAAACCTCGGCCTGACGCTCTGA
- a CDS encoding phenol hydroxylase subunit has protein sequence MRKFVRIIGSRLGRYVEFEFSVNDQDLAVELILPFSAFDDFCELQNAVVLPPEPAVADELERQAWRARQPGLLRRVKDAGESEN, from the coding sequence ATGCGCAAATTCGTCCGCATCATCGGCTCGCGACTCGGCCGCTATGTCGAGTTCGAATTCTCCGTGAACGATCAGGACCTCGCGGTCGAGCTGATCCTGCCCTTCAGCGCCTTCGACGATTTTTGCGAGCTGCAGAACGCCGTGGTTCTGCCTCCAGAGCCCGCCGTCGCCGACGAGCTTGAGCGACAGGCCTGGCGCGCGCGCCAGCCCGGACTGCTGCGGCGGGTGAAAGACGCGGGCGAATCCGAAAACTGA
- a CDS encoding GntR family transcriptional regulator has product MEAASDRAVGEFDIPSKASKTLVEGAYATLRREILDGAFEPGAKLRTEELRTRYNVSGSTMREALTRLLGEALVTSEGQRGFRVAPASIEDFRDLTEVRKLIETEALRQAISCGDEEWESQIVATFYRLSKVEERLAEDPVSAISEFEERNREFHRALIAACPSRWLHHFIGLLFQQSERYRRMSMAKRTIPRDVHAEHKAIFDAVMARDADLASKLTADHIERTLTVLRVALEPGEKSRCNAKKDAQDRP; this is encoded by the coding sequence ATGGAAGCGGCGAGCGACAGGGCGGTTGGAGAGTTCGACATTCCTTCCAAGGCGAGCAAGACGCTTGTCGAAGGCGCCTATGCGACCCTGCGTCGAGAAATCCTCGACGGAGCTTTCGAACCGGGCGCCAAACTGCGCACGGAGGAATTGCGCACCCGCTACAATGTCAGCGGCTCGACCATGCGCGAGGCGCTCACCCGCCTGCTCGGCGAGGCTCTGGTCACTTCCGAGGGCCAGCGCGGCTTCCGTGTCGCTCCGGCCTCGATCGAGGATTTCCGCGATCTGACGGAAGTGCGCAAGCTGATCGAGACGGAGGCCCTGCGCCAGGCCATATCCTGTGGCGACGAAGAGTGGGAAAGCCAGATCGTGGCGACCTTCTATCGGCTCTCCAAGGTCGAGGAGCGTCTGGCCGAAGATCCCGTCAGCGCCATAAGCGAGTTCGAGGAGCGCAACCGCGAATTCCACCGCGCCCTGATCGCGGCCTGCCCATCCCGCTGGTTGCATCATTTCATCGGCCTGCTGTTCCAGCAGTCGGAGCGCTATCGCCGCATGTCGATGGCGAAGCGCACCATCCCCCGGGACGTCCATGCCGAGCACAAGGCCATCTTCGACGCCGTGATGGCGCGCGACGCCGATCTGGCCAGCAAGCTGACCGCCGACCACATCGAACGCACGCTCACCGTGCTGCGCGTCGCGCTCGAACCCGGCGAAAAGTCGCGCTGTAACGCCAAAAAGGACGCGCAAGACCGCCCATAG
- a CDS encoding ferredoxin--NADP reductase, translating into MTNAADNSTVTAPPAQAAAPKKSGGAFNRETVLEVQHYTDRLFRFRTTRDPAFRFVNGQFAMIGIEVEGKPLLRAYSMASANYEDDLEFFSIKVPDGPLTSRLQHLKVGDTVLVGRKPTGTLVQPNLLPGKRLYMFSTGTGIAPFSSVIKDPEVYDLYDHLILVHGCRQVAELQYGLDIVKAAKENEFFGEIVREKLIHYPTVTREAYVHQGRATELIESGKLFEDIGQPPLNPAEDRVMLCGSPGLLRDLVKLLQDRGFREGSGGDPATYVIEKAFVEQ; encoded by the coding sequence ATGACCAACGCCGCCGACAATAGCACGGTTACGGCTCCTCCGGCTCAGGCCGCGGCCCCCAAGAAGAGCGGCGGCGCCTTCAATCGCGAGACCGTGCTCGAAGTCCAGCATTATACCGACAGGCTGTTCCGTTTCCGCACCACCCGCGACCCCGCGTTCCGTTTCGTCAACGGACAATTCGCGATGATCGGCATCGAAGTGGAGGGCAAGCCGCTGCTGCGCGCCTATTCCATGGCCAGCGCCAATTACGAGGATGATCTCGAATTCTTCTCGATCAAAGTGCCGGACGGTCCGCTGACCTCGCGCCTGCAGCACCTCAAGGTGGGCGACACCGTGCTCGTCGGCCGCAAGCCGACCGGCACCCTGGTCCAGCCCAACCTTCTCCCGGGCAAACGGCTCTATATGTTCTCGACCGGCACCGGCATTGCGCCCTTCTCCAGCGTGATCAAGGACCCCGAGGTCTATGACCTTTACGACCACCTGATCCTGGTCCACGGCTGCCGCCAGGTGGCCGAGCTGCAATATGGCCTCGATATCGTCAAGGCGGCCAAGGAGAACGAGTTTTTCGGCGAGATCGTGCGCGAAAAACTCATCCACTATCCGACCGTGACGCGCGAGGCCTATGTCCACCAGGGCCGCGCCACCGAGCTGATCGAATCGGGCAAGTTGTTCGAGGACATCGGCCAGCCGCCGCTCAATCCCGCCGAAGATCGCGTCATGCTCTGCGGCAGCCCCGGCCTGTTGCGCGATCTGGTCAAACTGCTCCAGGATCGCGGCTTCCGCGAGGGATCGGGCGGCGATCCCGCCACCTATGTCATCGAAAAGGCGTTCGTCGAGCAATAG
- a CDS encoding metallophosphoesterase family protein, with product MFRLAHLSDAHIGPLPRPRWRELIGKRATGYLNWRRGRSRAHDMEVLGALVADMREQGPDHVAMTGDICNIGLPAEYPLAAQWLATLGAPEDVSLAPGNHDAYMRSSLHHMARDLSPWTSGDDGAQDFPFLRRRNGVAIIGLCSGIPTLPFVAAGKLGQDQLRRLAEILRDTRDEIRVVLIHHPPVDGGGGIRNLGDHRALAEILAKEGAELVLHGHIHSISRKSLPGPRGPIPVLGICSASSVGRSPRRRAAYYLIDIDAGSRRMTLTARQLDQAGHFRQIAL from the coding sequence ATGTTTCGTCTTGCTCATCTTTCCGACGCCCATATCGGCCCCCTGCCCCGCCCGCGCTGGCGCGAACTCATCGGCAAGCGCGCGACCGGCTATCTCAATTGGCGGCGCGGCCGCTCGCGCGCCCATGACATGGAGGTTCTGGGCGCGCTGGTCGCCGACATGCGCGAGCAGGGGCCGGACCATGTCGCCATGACCGGCGACATCTGCAATATCGGCCTGCCGGCCGAATATCCGCTCGCCGCGCAATGGCTCGCCACGCTCGGGGCGCCCGAGGACGTGAGCCTCGCCCCCGGCAACCACGACGCCTATATGCGCTCCAGCCTTCACCATATGGCGCGCGACCTTAGCCCCTGGACAAGCGGCGACGACGGCGCCCAGGACTTTCCTTTCCTGCGCCGCCGCAACGGCGTCGCGATCATCGGCCTGTGCAGCGGCATCCCGACCCTGCCCTTCGTCGCCGCAGGCAAGCTCGGGCAAGATCAACTGCGCCGCCTCGCCGAAATCCTGCGCGACACGCGCGACGAAATCAGGGTCGTGCTGATCCATCATCCGCCCGTCGACGGCGGCGGCGGCATCCGCAATCTCGGCGACCATCGCGCCCTGGCCGAGATTCTGGCGAAGGAAGGCGCCGAGCTCGTGCTCCACGGCCACATCCATTCCATTTCGCGCAAGAGCCTGCCCGGCCCGCGCGGCCCCATTCCCGTTCTCGGCATCTGTTCGGCTTCGTCGGTCGGGCGCAGCCCGCGCCGCCGCGCCGCCTATTATCTCATCGACATCGACGCCGGAAGCCGCCGGATGACGCTGACCGCCCGGCAACTCGACCAGGCCGGACATTTTCGCCAGATCGCCTTGTAA
- the mbfA gene encoding iron exporter MbfA produces MKNFSDLTQREVLAIAIASEEEDSRIYSSFAEELADRYPATARVFQEMAAEEDGHRRRLLEIYQARFGVNLPAIRREDVKGFLSRRPTWLIKNLPLATIRHQAEAMEADSQRFYIKASEASQDVGVRKLLGDLAMVEKSHGEKANALAEAILTESAREEEGRTAHKFFVLQYVQPGLAGLMDGSVSTLAPLFAAAFATQNNWSTFLVGLAASIGAGISMAIAEALSDDGSLTGRGAPLIRGGVTGLMTTAGGLGHTLPFLVPDSWPHAFWTATSIAGIVVFFELWAIAYIRARYMDTPFLKAVAQIVVGGAVVLTVGILIGGA; encoded by the coding sequence CTGAAGAACTTTTCCGATCTGACGCAACGTGAAGTCCTCGCCATCGCCATCGCTTCCGAGGAGGAAGACAGCCGAATCTATTCAAGTTTCGCAGAAGAACTTGCCGACCGCTACCCCGCGACCGCGAGAGTCTTCCAGGAAATGGCCGCCGAGGAAGACGGCCACCGCCGGAGACTTCTGGAAATCTATCAAGCGCGCTTCGGCGTCAACCTGCCGGCGATCCGGCGCGAGGACGTCAAGGGATTCCTCAGCCGCCGCCCGACCTGGCTGATCAAGAATCTGCCGCTGGCGACGATCCGCCACCAGGCCGAGGCGATGGAGGCGGATTCCCAGCGCTTCTATATCAAGGCCTCCGAAGCCTCGCAGGACGTCGGCGTGCGCAAGCTGCTCGGCGACCTGGCCATGGTCGAGAAGAGCCATGGCGAGAAGGCCAACGCCCTGGCCGAGGCCATCCTCACCGAAAGCGCGCGCGAGGAGGAAGGCCGCACGGCCCACAAATTTTTCGTTCTGCAATATGTCCAGCCCGGCCTTGCCGGCCTGATGGACGGCTCGGTCTCGACTCTCGCGCCTTTGTTCGCCGCGGCCTTCGCCACCCAGAACAATTGGAGCACCTTTCTCGTCGGCCTCGCCGCCTCGATCGGCGCCGGGATCAGCATGGCCATCGCCGAGGCCTTGTCCGACGACGGCTCGCTGACCGGCCGCGGCGCGCCCCTCATCCGCGGCGGCGTCACCGGCCTGATGACCACGGCCGGCGGCCTTGGCCACACCCTGCCCTTTCTCGTGCCCGATTCCTGGCCTCACGCCTTCTGGACCGCGACGTCCATCGCCGGAATCGTGGTCTTCTTCGAGCTTTGGGCGATCGCCTATATCCGGGCGCGCTATATGGACACGCCCTTTCTCAAGGCCGTCGCGCAGATTGTCGTCGGGGGCGCGGTCGTGCTCACGGTCGGCATTCTCATCGGCGGCGCATGA
- a CDS encoding NUDIX domain-containing protein: MSEIAFWQKCVRQGQRIAGLLGRPMTLGVRAIALDDAGRVFLVRHGYVPGFHLPGGGVESGETAIESLLRELSEEGGLEAAETPRLLGLYYNPRHSRRDHVALYLVRDVRQDKPRAPDWEIVESGFFPLDALPEGATPSTRARIGEYLRRTEPALVW, translated from the coding sequence ATGTCGGAAATCGCCTTCTGGCAAAAATGCGTGCGTCAGGGGCAGCGGATCGCAGGTCTTTTGGGGCGGCCGATGACGCTTGGCGTCCGCGCGATCGCGCTCGACGACGCCGGTCGGGTCTTTCTGGTGCGGCATGGCTATGTTCCGGGCTTCCATCTGCCCGGGGGCGGCGTAGAGAGCGGAGAGACGGCGATCGAATCGCTGCTGCGCGAATTGAGCGAGGAAGGCGGGCTGGAGGCGGCGGAGACGCCGCGTCTCCTGGGTCTCTATTACAACCCGCGCCATTCGCGGCGCGATCACGTCGCGCTTTATCTGGTGCGCGACGTGCGTCAGGACAAGCCGCGGGCGCCCGACTGGGAAATCGTCGAATCCGGTTTTTTTCCGCTCGATGCGCTGCCGGAAGGCGCGACGCCTTCGACCCGCGCGCGCATCGGCGAATATTTGCGCCGGACGGAGCCGGCTTTAGTGTGGTGA